The Marinobacter subterrani genome has a segment encoding these proteins:
- the hflK gene encoding FtsH protease activity modulator HflK yields MAWNEPGGNRNDNDPWGTGGGRRGNDQGPPDLDEALKKGLEKLNRMLGGKGGKSGGNGGSTGGSSGGFGAVLALVAIVFVGYVVFQSFYTVDEQERAVVLRFGEYDRTEGPGLRFKVPLIDDVTKVLVTNVRTAESSGQMLTQDENLVAVDLQVQYRVSDARNYVLNVRDSNQALAFATDSALRHEVGSATLDAVLTEGRVELAVNVEQRLQNFLKQYGTGLEVVRVNVESTQPPEPVQDAFREVQRAREDEQRLKEEAETYRNKVVPEARGQAQRLIEEAAAYKAQVVERAQGETARYMDLLEVYEKAPEVTRERMYLQAMENVLASSSKVLVDTKSGDNMMYLPLDRLTRQGSANAAAGRNETAGDAGSLTGQVDIQSLTDEVLRELRNRQSTNTRTER; encoded by the coding sequence ATGGCCTGGAACGAACCGGGTGGAAACCGTAACGACAATGACCCCTGGGGTACCGGTGGTGGTCGGCGCGGCAATGATCAGGGGCCGCCAGATCTCGATGAGGCATTGAAAAAGGGGCTGGAAAAGCTCAACAGGATGTTGGGCGGCAAAGGCGGCAAGTCCGGTGGCAATGGTGGCAGCACCGGCGGAAGCAGTGGTGGCTTTGGGGCCGTTCTGGCCCTGGTCGCCATCGTTTTTGTTGGCTATGTGGTTTTCCAGTCCTTCTATACCGTGGACGAGCAGGAGCGGGCTGTTGTATTGCGCTTCGGCGAGTATGACCGGACCGAAGGCCCTGGCCTTCGCTTCAAGGTGCCGCTGATTGATGACGTCACCAAGGTGCTGGTAACCAACGTCCGTACTGCCGAGTCCTCGGGTCAGATGCTGACTCAGGACGAGAACCTGGTTGCCGTGGATCTGCAGGTGCAGTATCGGGTCAGTGACGCCCGCAACTACGTACTCAATGTCCGTGATTCCAACCAGGCCCTGGCCTTTGCCACTGACAGCGCACTTCGCCACGAAGTTGGCAGTGCCACTCTGGACGCCGTCCTGACCGAAGGTCGGGTTGAGCTGGCGGTGAACGTCGAGCAGAGGCTCCAGAACTTCCTGAAGCAATACGGCACCGGGCTCGAGGTTGTTCGGGTGAACGTGGAAAGTACCCAGCCGCCGGAGCCGGTTCAGGACGCTTTCCGGGAGGTTCAGCGTGCCCGTGAAGACGAGCAGCGGCTCAAGGAAGAGGCGGAAACCTACCGCAACAAGGTGGTGCCGGAAGCCCGCGGCCAGGCTCAGCGCCTGATCGAGGAAGCTGCGGCCTATAAAGCGCAGGTGGTTGAGCGTGCCCAAGGTGAGACTGCCCGGTATATGGACCTGCTGGAGGTATACGAGAAGGCACCTGAGGTGACTCGCGAGCGGATGTATCTGCAGGCCATGGAGAATGTGCTGGCAAGTTCCAGCAAAGTCCTGGTTGACACCAAGTCCGGCGATAACATGATGTATCTGCCACTGGACCGCCTGACCCGCCAGGGTAGCGCCAATGCGGCCGCGGGCCGGAATGAAACTGCCGGAGACGCTGGCAGCCTGACCGGCCAGGTTGATATCCAGTCCCTGACCGACGAGGTCCTTCGCGAGCTGCGCAATCGCCAGTCGACCAACACAAGAACGGAGAGATAA
- the hflX gene encoding ribosome rescue GTPase HflX produces the protein MFERPDVGERAILVHIDFTAHDGTEDPGEFRELVTSAGVDPVGIVTGSRKQPSPRFFVGEGKLEEIRDAVAASEADVVLFNHALSPRQERNVEQELKCRVLDRTGVILDIFAQRARTHEGKLQVELAQLEHMSTRLVRGWTHLERQKGGIGLRGPGETQLETDRRLLRERIKSIHKRLEKVRRQRSQGRRARQRADIPTVSLVGYTNAGKSTLFNRITTSSVYAADQLFATLDPTLRRLELPDIGPVVMADTVGFIRHLPHKLVEAFRATLEETTQATILLHIIDSHDSRRDENIEQVEDVLAEIGADEIPMLQVYNKIDLLENFAPRVERNEDGVPVRAWVSAVTGEGLDGLFDAIVERLAEDVVHHFVLLGPADGKLRALLHEAGSVLSEEHRDTGDTVLEIRLQNRDWLQLLSRAGVKEESVRLDVGHA, from the coding sequence TTGTTTGAACGTCCTGACGTCGGTGAGCGAGCGATCCTTGTCCACATCGATTTTACGGCCCACGACGGGACCGAAGACCCCGGCGAGTTTCGCGAGCTGGTTACTTCCGCCGGCGTTGACCCGGTGGGCATTGTTACGGGGTCCCGTAAGCAACCCAGCCCGAGATTCTTTGTCGGTGAGGGCAAACTGGAAGAAATCCGTGACGCCGTGGCTGCCAGCGAAGCTGATGTTGTGTTGTTCAATCACGCCCTGAGCCCGCGCCAGGAGCGGAATGTCGAGCAGGAGCTGAAGTGCCGGGTGCTTGATCGCACCGGGGTGATTCTTGACATCTTCGCCCAGCGCGCCCGCACTCACGAAGGTAAGTTGCAGGTCGAGCTGGCTCAGCTCGAGCATATGTCGACCCGACTGGTCAGGGGCTGGACCCACCTGGAGCGGCAGAAGGGTGGTATCGGCCTCCGGGGCCCGGGCGAAACCCAGCTCGAAACGGACCGTCGCCTGCTTCGGGAGCGGATCAAGTCCATCCACAAGCGTCTTGAGAAGGTGCGCCGGCAGCGTAGCCAGGGCCGCCGGGCCCGTCAGCGCGCGGATATTCCCACCGTGTCGCTGGTCGGTTACACCAACGCGGGCAAATCAACCCTGTTCAACCGGATTACCACTTCCTCCGTATATGCTGCGGACCAGCTGTTTGCGACGCTGGACCCGACCTTGCGGCGTCTTGAACTTCCGGACATCGGGCCGGTCGTAATGGCCGACACAGTGGGCTTCATCCGGCATCTTCCCCACAAACTGGTGGAAGCCTTCCGGGCGACCCTGGAAGAAACCACGCAGGCGACGATCCTGCTGCACATTATTGACAGTCACGACAGCCGGCGTGACGAGAATATCGAGCAGGTGGAAGATGTGCTGGCCGAGATCGGCGCCGACGAGATTCCGATGTTGCAGGTGTACAACAAAATCGACCTGCTTGAGAACTTTGCGCCGCGAGTAGAGCGCAATGAAGATGGCGTTCCGGTGCGGGCCTGGGTGTCCGCGGTGACCGGGGAGGGGCTGGACGGCCTTTTCGATGCCATTGTCGAGCGCCTTGCGGAAGACGTTGTGCACCACTTTGTTTTGCTGGGGCCCGCTGACGGCAAGCTGCGCGCACTGCTGCACGAAGCCGGTTCTGTGTTGAGCGAGGAACACCGCGATACCGGGGATACTGTGCTGGAAATTCGCCTTCAGAACCGGGACTGGCTGCAACTGTTGAGCCGGGCTGGTGTGAAAGAGGAATCGGTCAGGCTCGACGTCGGGCATGCCTGA
- the hfq gene encoding RNA chaperone Hfq, producing the protein MSKGHSLQDPYLNALRKERIPVSIFLVNGIKLQGQIESFDQFVILLKNTVSQMVYKHAISTVVPARNVRIPQQAPGGEGESED; encoded by the coding sequence ATGTCAAAAGGGCATTCGTTACAAGACCCTTACCTTAATGCATTGCGCAAGGAACGCATTCCGGTTTCCATCTTTCTGGTCAATGGTATCAAGCTTCAGGGCCAGATAGAGTCTTTTGACCAGTTCGTGATTTTGCTGAAAAACACTGTCAGCCAGATGGTTTACAAGCACGCTATTTCCACTGTGGTTCCTGCCCGCAATGTTCGCATTCCACAGCAGGCTCCGGGAGGAGAGGGCGAGTCTGAAGACTGA